The Mobula birostris isolate sMobBir1 chromosome 6, sMobBir1.hap1, whole genome shotgun sequence genome has a window encoding:
- the LOC140198946 gene encoding SH2 domain-containing protein 1B-like, whose product MCEAKRRHERKPDPMSAIASLPYFHGNISKKECETLLGANATDGSYLVRQSETIPDTLCLSVFFSKIVYTYRIFKDRHGQFMIQAGFGIKEKFFKHLPDLIDYYKKPHKGLVTHLCYPLQRNKVMTEDGECSKNIYDEVEDADYVEVLP is encoded by the exons ATGTGTGAAGCAAAGAGAAGGCATGAGAGAAAACCAGACCCAATGTCTGCTATTGCATCACTCCCGTATTTTCATGGAAACATCAGCAAAAAGGAATGTGAAACCTTACTTGGAGCAAATGCGACTGATGGAAGTTACTTAGTGCGGCAGAGTGAAACAATCCCTGATACTTTATGCCTCAGTGTCTT cttTAGTAAAATTGTATATACATACCGTATTTTCAAAGATCGTCATGGACAATTTATGATTCAG GCTGGATTTGGAATTAAAGAAAAGTTCTTCAAACACCTGCCAGATTTAATTGATTACTATAAAAAACCTCACAAAGGTCTAGTGACACATTTGTGTTACCCTCTGCAAAGAAATAAAGTTATGACAGAGGATGGAGAATGCTCAAAGAATATCTATGATG AAGTTGAAGATGCAGATTACGTGGAAGTCCTTCCttaa